GATGCGTTCAACTTTGTCAAGACCTTGGCCAACTACCGCAAGAATACCCCGGCCCTGCACTCGGGTAAACTCATGCAGTTTGTACCGCAGGACGGCATCTACGTGTATTTCAGATACAACCAAGACAAGACAGTGATGGTGGCCACCAATACCACAGACAAAGAAGCAGACCTAAAAACTGAACGCTTTGCCGTGCGCATGACTGGATTCACCAAAGCGCAGAACATCCTCACCAAGCAACCGGTAAGCAGTTTAAGCACTATTAAGATTCCGGCTAAAACGGCTTTGGTGCTGGAGTTACAGAAATAACCAGTTTTTGACCTGATTCCCGGAAAACAGGCCAAAAACAAAAGCAAATTTATACCTCCGTATGGAGGTCGAACATTATAAGAGCAGAAGTAGATGAGCCAGATTACAGCGTGCCTTTTTGACTTAGACGGCGTTTTAGTAGACACCGCCGTGTACCACTACAAAGCCTGGCGCGACCTTGCCAACAGCCTGGGCATTGACTTCACCGAGGAAGACAATGAGCGCCTGAAAGGCGTGAGCCGCGTTAGGTCCCTGGAGATTATTCTGGAGATTGGCGGTCAGACCTTGGACCAAGAAAAGATGCTGGCCCTTTGCGAGCAGAAAAACACCGAGTACCTCAAAGACGTGGCCCAAATGACGCCCGCAGAGATACTGCCCGGTGTGGTAGATTTCCTGAAGACATTGAAGCAGGAAGGAATGCTGATTGCCTTGGGCTCTGCCAGTAAGAATGCCCAATTGATTCTGGAGCGCACCGGCTTACTCGGCTACTTTGACGCCATCATTGACGGCCGACACGTCATCAACGGCAAGCCAGACCCAGAAGTGTTCCTGAAAGGCGCCGAAGCCCTTGGCGTTCAACCAGAAAACTGCGTGGTCTTTGAAGATGCGGTGGCTGGCGTAGAAGCCGCTAAAAACGCTGGCATGCGCTGTGTGGGGGTTGGTGAACCAGAGACCTTAGCAATGGCAGATATCGTGGTAAAAGACATGACGGAGATGTCAGTGGCTAGACTACGTGAACTAGGACAGAAATAAGAAGCCGTTTTTGGCCTGATTATCAGAAAACAAGCCAAAAACGAATACTTGAAACATATTAATAACTGAGTCTTGATACGTGTGTCTTGATTCTTGATACTAAAAAAGCATGAAGCAATACCTTACCATAGATGAATGGTCCATCATTGAAGAAGGCTTCCGTCCAGAGTACAACCGTATTTCTGAGAGCGTCTTCAGTTTGGGCAACGGGCGCATGGGCCAGCGCGCCAACTTTGAGGAAACCTACACCGGCGAGACCCTGCAAGGCAATTACGTGGCAGGCGTGTACTACCCAGACAAAACGCGCGTGGGCTGGTGGAAGAACGGCTACCCAGAATACTTCGCCAAGGTCTTGAACGCCGCCAACTGGATTGGTATTGATGTGCAACTAGACGGCGAAACCCTGGACCTGCACCACTGTCAGGTATTGGAGTTCAGACGCGAGCTGAACATGCGCGAAGGTTGGTTAGAACGTACCTTTACGGCGCAGTTGCCCAGTGGCAAACAAGTGCGCGTGGTAGCCAAGCGATTCACCAGCATTGTGGACGATGAGGTAGGCGCCATCAAGTATTGCCTTACGCCGCTTAACTTCTCGGGCACCATCACCTTCATGCCGTTTGTAGACGTGGACGTGATGAACGCTGACTCCAACTATGATGAGAAGTTTTGGAACGAGGTCCAGAAGGAAGCCAAAGGCCTGGAGGGCTACGTGACCGCCGAAACCAAGAAAACCGCTTTTCATGTGTGCACCGGCCAAAAGGTAAAAGTAACGGTAGACGGCGAGGAAGTATCTGTAGACGCATCAAACACGGAACGGGCTAAATATGTGGCTTCAACGTTCACAGTTTCTGCTAACCAGGACCAGGACGTGGTGGTATACAAGATTGCCGCCAACCTTTCTTCAGAAAATCACCCCAAGGAGCAATTGCTGGCCAAGACCAAAGAAGTAATTGCCCAAGCCTACGCCAAAGGTTTCAATCAATTGTTGTTAGAGCAAATAGATGCCTGGGCCGCCAAGTGGGAAGAAAGCGATATCATCATTGAAGGAGATGCCTCTGCCCAGCAAGGCATCCGGTTTAACATCTTCCAGCTCAACCAAACCTACACCGGCGAAGATGAGCGCCTCAACATTGGCCCAAAAGGCTTTACCGGCGAGAAATACGGCGGGTCTACGTACTGGGACACAGAGGCCTACTGCCTGCCCTTCTACCTGGCCACCGCCGACCAACAAGTAGCGCGCAACCTCTTGGTATACCGTTACAAGCACTTGCAGAAAGCCATTGAAAACGCAGAGAAGCTGGGCTTTACCAATGGTGCGGCTTTGTACCCGATGGTGACCATCAACGGCGAAGAGTGCCACAATGAATGGGAAATCACCTTCGAGGAGATTCACCGCAACGGCGCCATTGCGCACGCCATTTATGACTACATCCGGTACACCGGTGATGACGCGTATTTAGCAGAGTATGGGGTGGAAGTGTTGGTAGGCATCTCAAGGTTCTGGGCACAGCGCGTGAACTGGTCGGCGGCCAAAAACCAGTACGTGATGCTGGGCGTGACCGGCCCGAACGAATACGAAAACAACGTTAACAACAACTGGTACACCTCTACCATTGCCACCTGGACGCTGGAATACACGCTCAAAGCTTTGAAGCATGTGCAGGAAACCAATCCAGCCCGCTACCAGGAATTGGTGAGTGTATTAAACCTGGACGAAGCCAAGGAAACCGCGCAATGGCAGCATGTCATTGACCACATGTTCTACGCCGAAGATAAAGACTTGGGCATCTTCCTGCAGCAGGACGGCTTCCTGGACAAAGAGCAGACCTTGGTGAAGGACCTTCCGGCAGAAGACCGCCCCTTGAACCAGAAATGGTCCTGGGACAGAATCCTGCGCTCGGTGTTCATCAAGCAGGCCGACGTATTGCAAGGCATTTACTTGTTTGAGGACCGCTATGACCTGGAGACCATCCGGAGAAACTATGACTTCTATGAGCCGCGCACGGTACATGAATCGTCGTTGAGCCCATGTGTGCACTCTATACTGGCCGCCAAACTGGGTGATGAAGAGCGTGCCTATGAGTTCTACCTGCGCACCGCCCGTCTGGATCTGGACGATTACAACAACGACACCGAGGATGGTTGCCATACCACCAGTATGGCCGGTACCTGGATGAGTGTGGTGCAGGGTTTTGGCGGAATGCGCGTGCGTGACAACCAGTTGCACTTCAATCCTTTCATTCCGGCGGGCTGGTCCAGCTACTCGTTCAAGATTAGGTTTAGAGGTCATTTGTTAAAGGTGAAAGTGACCAATGAAGGCGTAGAGATTGAGAACCAGCACATCCAGCCGCTGGCGCTTACCATCTTTGACCAACCACAGACCATTGAGGCCAATGGTAAAGTACAGCTGGCCCACAAAGTAGCGTAATAAATAAACTTCCGTTTTTGGCCTATTTTCTGGAAAACAGGCCAAAAACGGAAGCTTTTTCCCTTTCTACTGGCGCGAGTCTCCAGACTCGTGACACAAGATGAGGTGAGTCTTCAGACTCAATAGAAACATACATAGAAACTGGAGTCTGGAGACTCCAACCATCCAATGTCACGAGTCTAGAGACTCGCGCCAGAATAAATCTTGATACTTGATACTCGCTACTTGATACCAAAAACTATGAAACCTACGCAGCGTTCAATCCTGTCATTGGCTTTGCTGGCTTCGCTAGCGGTTGGTTGTAAATCGTCGGTGCCTAGCACTTCTACTATACCAGATAAAGAAACCACAGAAACGACTATGACTTCTTCTGAAGGTGCGACAGAAACACCCAATCCCTTCACCACAAATGAAGAGGTAACCGACCAGAAACTGGTGATTTACCAGATGATGACGCGTCTGTTTGGCAACAAGAAAACGGTGAACAAAACCTATGGCACCCTACAAGAAAATGGCGTGGGCAAGTTCAACGACATCACAGACAAGGCGCTTCAGGAAATTAAGAAACTGGGCGCCACACACGTCTGGTACACCGGTGTTTTGGAGCACGCACTCATGACAGACTATACCAAATTCGGTATACCCTTGGATGACGCTGATGTGATTAAAGGCCGTGCCGGTTCGCCTTATGCGATTAAGGATTACTATGACGTGAACCCAGACCTGGCGGTGGACGTGCGCAAACGCATGTCGGAGTTTGAAGCGCTGGTAAAACGCACGCACGGCAATAGCTTGAAGGTGATTATTGACTTCGTGCCCAACCACGTGGCTCGTAAATATCAGTCCGACGCCAAGCCGGCAGGTGTAGAGGATTTCGGGGCGAAGGATGATGTGACGGTTGGTTTTAAACCCAGCAACAACTTTTACTATTTGCCGGGCCAACCTTTACAAGTTCCATCTGGGTACAATGCCTTGAGCGCTTCGTTCAAAGGACCGCAGGAGGACGGCAAGTTCGCAGAGAATCCGGCAAAGGCATCTGGCAATGATGTGTTCAGCGCCACGCCTAGCGTAGATGACTGGTTTGAGACCGTGAAACTCAACTACGGCGTAGATTATCAGAACAACCGCACCAAGCACTTCTCTCCTACCCCAGACACCTGGATTAAGATGCGCGACATTCTGTTGTATTGGGCCGGCAAGAAGGTGGACGGTTTTAGATGCGACATGGCCGAGATGGTGCCTGTGGAGTTTTGGGCCTGGGTGATACCGCAGGTGAAAGCCAAGTACCCAGACATCAAGTTCATCGCTGAGATATACAACCCCAATGAGTACCACAACTACATTAAGACCGGCGGCTTCGACTATCTCTATGACAAAGTGGGCTTATATGACGGCGTGCGCCGTTTGATGGAGAACAAAGGAAAAGGCAATACCGCTGACATTACCAAAGTGTGGCAAGAGGAAAGCCGAGGCATCTCCAGCCACATGCTGCGCTTCTTAGAAAACCATGATGAGCAACGCATTTCCTCTCCAGACTTCGCCGGTACGCCTTGGGCGGGCGTACCAGCCATGACGGTGAGTGCTACCTTGGGCAGCGGTCCGGTGTTGATTTACTTTGGACAGGAAGTGGGTGAGCCGGGCAAAGGGCACGAGGGTTTTCAGGGCGAAGACGGCCGCACCACCATCTTTGACTATTGGGGCGTACCTACGCACCAGGCCTGGATGAATGGCGGTAAATTTGACGGAGGCAAACTCACTGAAGATCAGCAGCGCCTACGCGAATTCTACGCTAAACTTTTGAATGTAAGCACCAGCCGCGAGGCCCTTCGGAAAGGCAAGATGTACGGCTTGACGGTGCAGGAAGGAATTGCGCCGGCGGGAACCTATGCCTACATTCGGCACACTGCCAATGAACGTATCTTGGTGGTGGTCAATTTCAACCGCACCGCCGCAGATTTCAGTTTGGCATTGCCAGCTCAAGCATTGTCTGCGGTAGGATTAGATAACAAAGGCACGCTTATCCTGCAAGATTTGCTTACCAGCATGCCGCCGTTGTTTTTGGAGCCTTCGGTAAAAACTAAAATTACGCTGGCACCTATGAGTGCGCATATATTTCTGTTGCAGAAAAAATAGAAAGAGGCCCCGTTTCTCGGCTATTTTTCCCAAATTAAGACAAAACTGACCTAACCCTTTACCTAACAAACAAACCCCTGCCCATGGCACAAACCTTACAGAACGCCACCTCCAAGCCACGGCTGGATTTCTGGCAAATCTGGAACATGAACTTCGGGTTCTTAGGAATCCAATTTGGCTTTGCCCTGCAGAACGCCAACGTAAGCCGCATTTTTGAAACCCTGGGCGCTACGGATATAGCCACTTTGTGGCTGGCTGCACCCGTGACTGGTTTGGTGGTACAGCCCATCATTGGCTACCTAAGCGACAAAACCTGGCACCCCGTGTTTGGCCGTCGCAAGCCTTACTTCATGATTGGCGCCTTACTTGCTTCGCTGTCTCTGTTCATAATGCCAAACTCTTCCGTGCTCTGGATGGCGGCAGGAATGCTCTGGATTTTGGATTCTTCCATTAACATCTCCATGGAGCCGTTCCGGGCCTTGGTGGGCGATTTGCTTCCTTCCAGCCAGCGGACGTCGGGCTTTGCGTTTCAGACGTTCTTCATTGGCGTGGGAGCCGTGGTGGCTTCCGCCCTGCCCTGGGTGCTGAATAATTGGTTTGACATGCCTAATACCGCCCCGGCAGGTGAAATCCCGCCATCGGTGAAATGGGCGTTCTACCTGGGTGGCGTGGTGTTCTTTTTAGCGGTGCTTTGGACGGTCATTAAAACCAAGGAATATCCCCCCGAGGACATGGACGCTTTTGAGCGCGAGAGAAGCGAGACTTCTTTCTGGGCGGGCATGAAAGAAACTGTGCTGGGCATCTTCAAAATGCCGAAGACCATGCTGCAGTTGGCTATTGTGCAGTTCTTTACCTGGTTTGCACTTTTCTCCATGTGGATTTTCACCACTCCCGCCATCACCAGCCACCTGTATCACACCACAGATAAAGCATCCAAACTCTACAATGAAGGCGCAGACTGGGTGGGCATTCTGTTTGCGGTCTATAACGGGGTTTCAGCTATTGCAGCTCTTTTACTGCCAACCTTGGCTAGAAAGACCAACCGCAAAATGACGCACCTCATTTGCCTGGTGATTGGCGGGTTGGGACTTATCTCCTTCTACTTCGTGAGCGACCCCAAAATGCTGATCATTTCTATGGTGGGTGTAGGGATTGCCTGGGCGAGTATCTTGTCTATGCCATACGCTATTCTTGCGGGATCACTGCCTAGTAATCGCATGGGCTATTACATGGGCGTGTTTAACTTCTTCATTGTGATTCCGCAGATTGTAGCCGGGTCTTTGTTGGACTTCTTCAACAAGCATGTATTTGGAGGCGAGTCTATCTATGTTTTGGTCTTAGGCGGATGCTCTATGGTGCTGGCTGGCTTGCTAACGCTGTTTGTGAAAGACGTAGACGAAGCCGTAGAATAGATATTGGCAAATCAATTGATAAAACGAAGAAGCCCCAGTCCAACGCTGGGGCTTCTTCGTTTTTGGGCTGTTTTCTGGAAAATAGGCTAAAAACGAACCAATCTGAAGTCAGAAATTAAGGAAATAAATGTTTCTTACTTATTGGCTAGCACTACTACGTTCATTGGACTAACCTTCACTTGCTTAGAAGCTTTATTAGAAAATACATCTTTGAATTTATTCTTCCTCAACAGCTCATGTGTGAACGTAATCTCTTGGTTTCCTCTGTTCACAATCACTACCACTTCTTCATTCCCTAACTTTCGGCTGAAGGCATACATTTGGTTTGCATCATCTATGGCTATAGTAGTAAAAGAGCCTAGTTTAATTGCTTTGTATTGATGACGCAAGGCAATGAACTTCTTATACCAGTTGAATAGGTCTTGGTTGAAAGCTACTGCATCTGGATCATGCATACTTTGGTCTGGATTATGCGTCTCAGGGTAATAAGTCAGGTCATTCCAAACCATTGGCTTCCGGCAATCTGGGTCATTGCTTCCCCACATGCCTGCTTCATCTCCGTAATAGACCATGGGAGAGCCTACGTATAAAAGTTGGAAAGCCGCAATCAGCTTTTGCTTCTGCAGTTGGTCTGGAGTGGGCTTGCGGGCATTGTAACTTTTGTTGTTGCTCTTCTGGCTCCAGTTGAAGTATTTGCCCCAGTTCCCAAATTTCTCCCCGTCTGGGTTGGCCACGGCACTGCCCAGGCGGGTGGCGTCATGGCTGTCCATCAGGTTCTGCATGTTTAAGGCCACTCCATTCCCAAATGCATTGCGCAGCTCATTCAATTTCGCATCAAACTGGGTGACTGTAGAGGCCTTTTTTTCCTGCACAAAGAAGTCATGCATGATAAAAGCGAAATTGTAGTTCATGGTAGCGTCAAACTCGTCTCCGCTCAGATATGGCTTCGTTTCTTTAATAGAAAAGACCAGTTCTGCCGTCATATACGCGTTGGGATTGATACTACGAACGTGCTTGCGCCAGTCTTTCCAGAAGGCATGACTCACGTCATAGGCCACATCTAGTCGCCACCCGTCAATGCCATGTGCCACTCCTTTATTCATAGGATTCATCCAGCGCTTGGTGGCATTAAAAATGTATTCCTTGGGTCCTGCCACAATACCGGTGCTGTCTTCCTTGAACTCTGGCAGAGTGCTCACGCCAAACCAGCCTTTGTATTTAAAGGGAATACCTTTCGCTTCATCACGCCAGCTTTCCACTATGAACCAGTCTTTGTAGGCAGAGGCCTGCTGCTTTTTCACAAGGTCCTGAAACGCAAAGCTGTTTAACCCAATGTGGTTGAACACTCCGTCAAAGATGATGTACATGTTTCGCTTGTGTACCTCATCAATGAGTTTCAAGGCTAGCTTGTCTGCACTTGTCCAAACCCAAGTGTTGGGGTCTAGCGGGTTTTCCTTAGCAATCAGCTGCTTATCACCCTCTGGATCTGGGCCGAAAGTTGGATCTACGTGATGGTATGAGAGTGCGTCATATTTATGCGAAGAGGGAGCCCAAAACACTGGATTCATATAAATGGCATTCACACCCAATGATTGCAGGTACTCTAGCTTGTCTATTACGCCCTGTAAATCACCGCCGTAACGACGACGCTGTAGGTTGTAGTAGATGTCTTTTCCATTCCCTTTTTCATAGGGTTGGAGCTTATACCAATCACTGGTCCAAGGATGTATTTGGAAAGCTGAGGAATCATTGAAGGGATACGCGCCCCGCTGGTCCTCTACCTTGGGGTCATTGGTCTTGTCTCCATTGTTAAATCTATCTGGAAAAATCTGATACCAGACCACACCTTTGCTCCAGTCTGGAGTAAAATCTTTTTGAGCCCAGACGGGAATTGCGTTTAAAAGCATCCATTGCAAGGCAGCACCTAAAAAGAATTTCTTCATCATCAAGTTTCTATTTTCACTTTAATACTTACTTAAGAAAGCTACTTTTTCAAAAGCACCGTGCTAAATGCCGGAAGGGTTAAGGTTGATTTATTTAGCTTGGACTTGTCCGTGGCGAAATGAATTTTATTGAACGATTGTACCTCTGTAGGAAGGCTGATGGTGATATCATTTCCAGAAAGATTATGTATTACCAGCATTGACTCCTCGCCAGAGGTTCTGGTAAAAGCGCTCACTGCCAAATTGCTGACCTTTACCGGAACAAGGTCGCCAAAGGTTAGGGCGTGGCTGTTTTTTCTTAAGGCAATAAGCTTTTGGTAATGGTTATACAAGGAGTTCTTGTCTTTGATTTGAGCCGCGGCTGGTACTACGGTTTTCTCCGTCACATACTCGGGCTTCATCCATTTGGTGCGGCTTTTGTCTTTGCTGGCTACGTCCCATAAGAAGGGCTCTCTAATGTTAGGGTCTGGTTTTTTGCCAGTCATGCCTAGTTCCTCGCCATAATACAGGTACGGTGAGCCAGGCAGCGTTAGTAAGATAGAAGCCGCAATCTTCGCTTTGTTCTTGTCTCCGTTCAGGTCACTCATGATTCGGTTCTGGTCATGGTTGCTCAGGATGGTAGCATCAATGAAGTTGGGGTTCACAGATTTATAGAAGTTGGTGATGTTGGCGTGTTTAATGGCCAGGGAATCACCTCTGCCTTGGTTCACGGCTTTAGGTATGGCCCAACTCATCTCAAAGTTGAACAAGGCCGGCAAACCCTTCATGTAAGGAGCCACAATGTCTGCGGGCGCCCAGACTTCACCTACCAAGTACACATCTGGTTTGGCCTTCACCATTTCGCTTCTAAAATACTCCCACCAGCGGTGGTTGTCATAGGGCCGCTCATCAGGGAAAATGTGACGGGCTGCATCCAGTCTGAATCCATCTACGCCCACGTCTTGCAACCAGAAACGGCCAATCTTGAAAATCTCATTGCGCAGTTTAGGGCTGTCAAAGTTCAGGTCAGGCATGCCATTGTAGAAATAGCCGTAGTACAGGTAGTCACTGCCTTCTACTTTGTGCCAGTGTTGGGTATTGTCAGAATCGGCGCCGGTGGGTCTGCCCTCTTTCTGGGTCTGGGGGTCAGATTTGTGCGTCCAGACGTAATAGTCGCGGTACGGGCTGTTTTCATTTTTAGCGGCGTCTATAAACCACGGGTGCTTGTTGGAAGAATGGTTGATGACCATGTCCATAACCACGTTGATTCCTCTTTTATGAGCTTCCTTCACAAACTCCTTGAAGTCGGCCATGGTACCATAGTCTGGGTGGATGCCATAGTAGTCTGTGACATCATATTTATGGTAAGACGGCGAAGGGTTGATAGGCATGAGCCATACGCCTTCCACTCCCAGATTTTTCAAGTAATCCAATTTGGAAGTCATGCCTTTAATATCCCCGATGCCGTCTCCGTTGGAATCTGCAAAGGACTGGACAAAGATTTCATAGGTCACTCCTCTGGGCCACTTGCTTTCTTTCTTATCCTGGGCGTTGGCCGTCTGCACAGAACCAGTCCAAAGGGCCATGGCACTGAGCGCAAGAGTGATCGCTTTTCTTAGGTTTCGTTTTTTCATACGTTAGGGGATTGGCTCTATAGGTTTGTTTATCTTAGTGGGCAACTATTAGTCTCTTCATGGTCACCAGTCCTTCTGATTGTATTTTCAGGAAGTAGGTACCATTGGCCCAGGAACGGGTATTCAAAGTAATAGATTGGCCTTTGAAGCTGGTTTTGGTCATTAGCTTTCCGGTCACATCATACACCAGCAATTGGTTACTGCTTTTGGGAGGATTCTGCAAAGTGAGCGTAACGTTGTCTGCCGCTGGGTTGGGAAACAAGGTGGTTTCTAGGTGAGGTTCTTCTTTAATACCAGTGGTGGTACCCCTCGTTAAAAGCAAAATCCAGGTCTGGTCTGCGGCCAAAGGACCCGGTATTTGCCAATTGGAAAAGCCACCTTGTTCATTGATGGTAACACTCCCCACCGCCCGGTCACCTATAAGCTCCCTTACCTGATAAGTACCAGCCTGCAAGGTAGACACCGACATGGAAATGCTGGGGTTTAGCAAGGCATCACTTCCCAAAT
The nucleotide sequence above comes from Nibribacter ruber. Encoded proteins:
- the pgmB gene encoding beta-phosphoglucomutase is translated as MSQITACLFDLDGVLVDTAVYHYKAWRDLANSLGIDFTEEDNERLKGVSRVRSLEIILEIGGQTLDQEKMLALCEQKNTEYLKDVAQMTPAEILPGVVDFLKTLKQEGMLIALGSASKNAQLILERTGLLGYFDAIIDGRHVINGKPDPEVFLKGAEALGVQPENCVVFEDAVAGVEAAKNAGMRCVGVGEPETLAMADIVVKDMTEMSVARLRELGQK
- a CDS encoding glycoside hydrolase family 65 protein, which encodes MKQYLTIDEWSIIEEGFRPEYNRISESVFSLGNGRMGQRANFEETYTGETLQGNYVAGVYYPDKTRVGWWKNGYPEYFAKVLNAANWIGIDVQLDGETLDLHHCQVLEFRRELNMREGWLERTFTAQLPSGKQVRVVAKRFTSIVDDEVGAIKYCLTPLNFSGTITFMPFVDVDVMNADSNYDEKFWNEVQKEAKGLEGYVTAETKKTAFHVCTGQKVKVTVDGEEVSVDASNTERAKYVASTFTVSANQDQDVVVYKIAANLSSENHPKEQLLAKTKEVIAQAYAKGFNQLLLEQIDAWAAKWEESDIIIEGDASAQQGIRFNIFQLNQTYTGEDERLNIGPKGFTGEKYGGSTYWDTEAYCLPFYLATADQQVARNLLVYRYKHLQKAIENAEKLGFTNGAALYPMVTINGEECHNEWEITFEEIHRNGAIAHAIYDYIRYTGDDAYLAEYGVEVLVGISRFWAQRVNWSAAKNQYVMLGVTGPNEYENNVNNNWYTSTIATWTLEYTLKALKHVQETNPARYQELVSVLNLDEAKETAQWQHVIDHMFYAEDKDLGIFLQQDGFLDKEQTLVKDLPAEDRPLNQKWSWDRILRSVFIKQADVLQGIYLFEDRYDLETIRRNYDFYEPRTVHESSLSPCVHSILAAKLGDEERAYEFYLRTARLDLDDYNNDTEDGCHTTSMAGTWMSVVQGFGGMRVRDNQLHFNPFIPAGWSSYSFKIRFRGHLLKVKVTNEGVEIENQHIQPLALTIFDQPQTIEANGKVQLAHKVA
- a CDS encoding alpha-amylase family glycosyl hydrolase; translated protein: MMTRLFGNKKTVNKTYGTLQENGVGKFNDITDKALQEIKKLGATHVWYTGVLEHALMTDYTKFGIPLDDADVIKGRAGSPYAIKDYYDVNPDLAVDVRKRMSEFEALVKRTHGNSLKVIIDFVPNHVARKYQSDAKPAGVEDFGAKDDVTVGFKPSNNFYYLPGQPLQVPSGYNALSASFKGPQEDGKFAENPAKASGNDVFSATPSVDDWFETVKLNYGVDYQNNRTKHFSPTPDTWIKMRDILLYWAGKKVDGFRCDMAEMVPVEFWAWVIPQVKAKYPDIKFIAEIYNPNEYHNYIKTGGFDYLYDKVGLYDGVRRLMENKGKGNTADITKVWQEESRGISSHMLRFLENHDEQRISSPDFAGTPWAGVPAMTVSATLGSGPVLIYFGQEVGEPGKGHEGFQGEDGRTTIFDYWGVPTHQAWMNGGKFDGGKLTEDQQRLREFYAKLLNVSTSREALRKGKMYGLTVQEGIAPAGTYAYIRHTANERILVVVNFNRTAADFSLALPAQALSAVGLDNKGTLILQDLLTSMPPLFLEPSVKTKITLAPMSAHIFLLQKK
- a CDS encoding MFS transporter encodes the protein MAQTLQNATSKPRLDFWQIWNMNFGFLGIQFGFALQNANVSRIFETLGATDIATLWLAAPVTGLVVQPIIGYLSDKTWHPVFGRRKPYFMIGALLASLSLFIMPNSSVLWMAAGMLWILDSSINISMEPFRALVGDLLPSSQRTSGFAFQTFFIGVGAVVASALPWVLNNWFDMPNTAPAGEIPPSVKWAFYLGGVVFFLAVLWTVIKTKEYPPEDMDAFERERSETSFWAGMKETVLGIFKMPKTMLQLAIVQFFTWFALFSMWIFTTPAITSHLYHTTDKASKLYNEGADWVGILFAVYNGVSAIAALLLPTLARKTNRKMTHLICLVIGGLGLISFYFVSDPKMLIISMVGVGIAWASILSMPYAILAGSLPSNRMGYYMGVFNFFIVIPQIVAGSLLDFFNKHVFGGESIYVLVLGGCSMVLAGLLTLFVKDVDEAVE
- a CDS encoding glycoside hydrolase family 13 protein, which codes for MMKKFFLGAALQWMLLNAIPVWAQKDFTPDWSKGVVWYQIFPDRFNNGDKTNDPKVEDQRGAYPFNDSSAFQIHPWTSDWYKLQPYEKGNGKDIYYNLQRRRYGGDLQGVIDKLEYLQSLGVNAIYMNPVFWAPSSHKYDALSYHHVDPTFGPDPEGDKQLIAKENPLDPNTWVWTSADKLALKLIDEVHKRNMYIIFDGVFNHIGLNSFAFQDLVKKQQASAYKDWFIVESWRDEAKGIPFKYKGWFGVSTLPEFKEDSTGIVAGPKEYIFNATKRWMNPMNKGVAHGIDGWRLDVAYDVSHAFWKDWRKHVRSINPNAYMTAELVFSIKETKPYLSGDEFDATMNYNFAFIMHDFFVQEKKASTVTQFDAKLNELRNAFGNGVALNMQNLMDSHDATRLGSAVANPDGEKFGNWGKYFNWSQKSNNKSYNARKPTPDQLQKQKLIAAFQLLYVGSPMVYYGDEAGMWGSNDPDCRKPMVWNDLTYYPETHNPDQSMHDPDAVAFNQDLFNWYKKFIALRHQYKAIKLGSFTTIAIDDANQMYAFSRKLGNEEVVVIVNRGNQEITFTHELLRKNKFKDVFSNKASKQVKVSPMNVVVLANK
- a CDS encoding alpha-amylase family glycosyl hydrolase, whose protein sequence is MKKRNLRKAITLALSAMALWTGSVQTANAQDKKESKWPRGVTYEIFVQSFADSNGDGIGDIKGMTSKLDYLKNLGVEGVWLMPINPSPSYHKYDVTDYYGIHPDYGTMADFKEFVKEAHKRGINVVMDMVINHSSNKHPWFIDAAKNENSPYRDYYVWTHKSDPQTQKEGRPTGADSDNTQHWHKVEGSDYLYYGYFYNGMPDLNFDSPKLRNEIFKIGRFWLQDVGVDGFRLDAARHIFPDERPYDNHRWWEYFRSEMVKAKPDVYLVGEVWAPADIVAPYMKGLPALFNFEMSWAIPKAVNQGRGDSLAIKHANITNFYKSVNPNFIDATILSNHDQNRIMSDLNGDKNKAKIAASILLTLPGSPYLYYGEELGMTGKKPDPNIREPFLWDVASKDKSRTKWMKPEYVTEKTVVPAAAQIKDKNSLYNHYQKLIALRKNSHALTFGDLVPVKVSNLAVSAFTRTSGEESMLVIHNLSGNDITISLPTEVQSFNKIHFATDKSKLNKSTLTLPAFSTVLLKK